A stretch of Haemophilus influenzae DNA encodes these proteins:
- the folC gene encoding bifunctional tetrahydrofolate synthase/dihydrofolate synthase, whose product MQLKATSPLAEWLSYLEKSHFKPIDLGLDRIQSVAEKLDLLHPAPYVITVGGTNGKGTTCRLLETILLNHGLRVGVYSSPHLLRYNERVRIQNQDLPDEAHTASFAFIDENKTESLTYFEFSTLSALHLFKQAKLDVVILEVGLGGRLDATNIVDSHLAVITSIDIDHTDFLGDTREAIAFEKAGIFRENCPVVIGEPNVPQTMLDQAEKLHCQVARRDVDWLFEQNAENWQWQNKKVRLENLPFCQIPLANAATALAAVQYLPFDISEQTLRKSLQEVELVGRFQAIKTDKREKLADYLGVPVETLPTIIVDVGHNPHAAKYLSEKLTALKRSIEGKMIAVCGMLKDKDANGVFEHLTPIIDEWHCVTLGGYRGQSGDELAEKLKSHFPNIQATSDNSVMDGVCTALKSAVKNDVVLVFGSFHTVAEFWAVVE is encoded by the coding sequence ATGCAACTTAAAGCCACTTCGCCACTCGCTGAGTGGCTTTCTTATTTAGAAAAAAGCCATTTTAAACCTATTGATCTCGGTTTAGATCGTATTCAATCCGTGGCAGAAAAATTGGATTTACTTCATCCCGCCCCTTATGTGATAACTGTGGGGGGGACGAATGGTAAAGGCACGACTTGTCGCTTGTTAGAAACGATTCTGCTTAATCACGGATTACGTGTAGGCGTGTATTCTTCGCCCCATTTATTGCGTTATAACGAGCGAGTACGCATTCAAAATCAAGATTTACCCGATGAAGCACATACCGCCTCTTTTGCTTTTATTGATGAAAACAAAACAGAATCGCTGACTTATTTTGAATTTAGCACCCTTTCTGCATTGCATTTATTTAAGCAAGCAAAATTAGATGTGGTGATTTTAGAAGTGGGTTTGGGCGGCCGTTTAGATGCGACCAATATTGTGGATAGCCATCTTGCTGTGATTACTAGCATCGATATTGATCACACCGATTTTCTTGGGGATACCAGAGAGGCCATTGCTTTTGAAAAAGCAGGAATTTTCCGCGAAAATTGCCCTGTCGTGATTGGTGAACCTAATGTGCCGCAAACAATGTTAGATCAGGCCGAAAAATTACATTGCCAAGTTGCTCGTCGTGATGTGGATTGGTTATTTGAGCAAAATGCTGAAAATTGGCAATGGCAAAATAAAAAAGTGCGGTTAGAAAATTTGCCGTTTTGTCAGATTCCATTGGCGAATGCCGCAACGGCTCTGGCTGCCGTTCAATATTTACCTTTTGATATTTCAGAACAGACTTTGCGAAAATCTTTGCAAGAGGTAGAACTGGTTGGTCGTTTTCAAGCTATAAAAACAGATAAACGTGAAAAATTAGCGGATTATCTTGGCGTACCAGTTGAAACCTTGCCAACAATTATCGTTGATGTAGGGCATAATCCTCACGCTGCAAAATATTTATCTGAAAAATTGACCGCACTTAAACGTAGCATCGAGGGTAAAATGATTGCCGTGTGTGGGATGCTCAAAGACAAAGATGCAAATGGGGTATTTGAGCATTTAACACCTATTATTGATGAATGGCATTGTGTAACTTTAGGCGGCTATCGCGGGCAGTCAGGCGATGAATTAGCAGAGAAATTGAAAAGTCATTTCCCAAATATTCAAGCTACATCAGATAATTCTGTTATGGATGGTGTGTGTACAGCACTCAAAAGTGCGGTAAAAAATGATGTGGTTTTAGTCTTTGGATCTTTCCACACCGTTGCTGAATTTTGGGCTGTGGTGGAATAA
- the accD gene encoding acetyl-CoA carboxylase, carboxyltransferase subunit beta yields the protein MSWINRIFSKSPSSSTRKANVPEGVWTKCTACEQVLYSEELKRNLYVCPKCGHHMRIDARERLLNLLDEDSSQEIAADLEPKDILKFKDLKKYKDRINAAQKETGEKDALITMTGTLYNMPIVVAASNFAFMGGSMGSVVGAKFVKAAEKAMEMNCPFVCFSASGGARMQEALFSLMQMAKTSAVLAQMREKGVPFISVLTDPTLGGVSASFAMLGDLNIAEPKALIGFAGPRVIEQTVREKLPEGFQRSEFLLEKGAIDMIVKRSEMRQTLASVLSKLTNQPSPFVEPELISEDE from the coding sequence ATGAGCTGGATTAACCGAATTTTTAGTAAAAGTCCTTCTTCTTCCACTCGAAAAGCCAATGTGCCAGAAGGCGTGTGGACAAAATGTACTGCTTGTGAACAAGTACTTTATAGTGAAGAACTCAAACGTAATCTGTATGTTTGCCCGAAATGTGGTCATCATATGCGTATTGATGCTCGTGAGCGTTTATTAAATTTATTGGACGAAGATTCAAGCCAAGAAATTGCGGCAGATTTAGAACCAAAAGATATTTTAAAATTCAAAGATTTAAAGAAATATAAAGATCGTATCAATGCGGCGCAAAAAGAAACGGGCGAGAAAGATGCGCTAATTACTATGACAGGTACACTTTATAATATGCCAATCGTTGTGGCTGCATCGAACTTTGCTTTTATGGGCGGTTCAATGGGTTCTGTAGTTGGTGCAAAATTTGTTAAAGCGGCTGAAAAAGCGATGGAAATGAATTGTCCGTTTGTATGTTTCTCTGCGAGTGGTGGTGCTCGTATGCAGGAAGCATTATTCTCTTTAATGCAAATGGCAAAAACCAGTGCCGTACTTGCTCAAATGCGTGAAAAGGGTGTGCCATTTATTTCAGTATTAACGGATCCGACTTTAGGCGGCGTATCAGCCAGTTTTGCGATGTTAGGGGATTTAAATATTGCCGAGCCAAAAGCCTTAATTGGTTTTGCAGGGCCACGCGTTATTGAACAAACTGTGCGTGAAAAATTGCCAGAAGGTTTCCAACGTAGTGAGTTTCTACTTGAGAAAGGGGCAATTGATATGATCGTGAAACGTTCAGAAATGCGTCAAACTTTAGCAAGTGTACTGAGTAAATTAACGAATCAACCTTCTCCTTTTGTAGAACCTGAACTCATTTCAGAAGATGAATAA